The following coding sequences are from one Panicum hallii strain FIL2 chromosome 5, PHallii_v3.1, whole genome shotgun sequence window:
- the LOC112893629 gene encoding uncharacterized protein At4g28440-like gives MAADSGARRQPTFTKVDQLRPGTHGHNLIVKVVDSKMVVQRGREGGPQGRQMRIAECLVGDETGIIVFTARNDQVDVMKPGTTVELRNAKIDMFKGSMRLAVDKWGIVKAAESPAEFAVKEDNNLSLIEFELVTVVE, from the exons ATGGCGGCAGACTCTGGCGCTCGTAGGCAGCCAACCTTCACCAAGGTTGACCAGCTGCGCCCGGGGACCCATGGCCACAACCTCATCGTCAAGGTCGTTGACTCCAAGATGGTCGTCCAGAGGGGCCGCGAGGGAGGGCCCCAGGGCAGGCAGATGAGGATTGCTGAGTGCTTGGTCGGCGATGAAACCGGCATCATCGTCTTCACTGCAAGAAACGACCAAG TGGATGTAATGAAGCCTGGAACAACTGTTGAACTGAGGAATGCAAAGATTGACATGTTCAAGGGTTCGATGCGGCTTGCGGTGGACAAGTGGGGGATTGTGAAAGCTGCTGAAAGCCCAGCTGAGTTCGCAGTCAAGGAGGACAACAACCTGTCCTTGATTGAGTTTGAGCTGGTGACCGTGGTGGAGTGA
- the LOC112893628 gene encoding dnaJ protein P58IPK homolog B isoform X2 → MRHASSSGLRYKEAESDYNKYLELNPGTATVEKELSQLLQAQNSLQSAYGQFDSGDFSKVLEYINKIVLVFSPGCLKAKLLKAKALLALKDYSSVISETGFILKEDEDNLDALLLRGRAYYYLADHDVASRHYQKGLRLDPEHSDLKKAYFGLKNLLKKTKSAEDNAAKGKLRLSAEDYKKALAMDPDHTAYNVHLYLGLCKTLVKLGRGKEAISSCTEALNIDSDLVDALIQRGEAKLLSEDWEGAVQDLKEAAQKSPQDMGIREALMKAEKQLKLSKRKDWYKILGISKTASAAEIKRAYKKLALQWHPDKNVDNREEAENMFREIAAAYEVLGDEDKRVRYDRGEDVDEMNMGGGGGGFNPFGGGGQQYTFHFDGGFPGGGFPGGGGFQFNFG, encoded by the exons ATGCGGCATGCGAGCTCATCAGGGTTGAG ATACAAGGAAGCTGAGAGCGACTATAACAAATACCTGGAGTTAAATCCTGGGACTGCTACAGTGGAAAAGGAATTATCTCAGCTTCTGCAGGCTCAAAATTCATTACAGTCTGCTTATGGCCAGTTTGATTCTGGAGACTTTTCAAAAGTCCTGGAATACATCAACAAAATTGTACTTGTCTTTTCTCCGGGTTGCTTGAAG GCAAAGCTTCTCAAGGCTAAAGCGTTGCTAGCACTGAAAGACTACTCAAGTGTTATTTCAGAGACCGGATTTATTCTAAAGGAAGATGAAGACAACTTGGATGCACTGCTACTACGTGGTCGGGCCTACTATTACCTTGCTGATCATGATGTGGCCTCCAG ACACTACCAGAAAGGGCTTCGTCTTGACCCAGAGCATTCAGATTTGAAGAAAGCAtatttcgggttgaaaaatctTTTGAAGAAGACTAAGAGC GCTGAAGATAATGCTGCCAAGGGTAAACTACGTTTGTCTGCTGAGGACTACAAGAAAGCTCTAGCAATGGATCCTGACCATACTGCATATAATGTACATCTTTATCTCGGGTTATGTAAAACTCTGGTTAAACTTGGGAGAGGTAAGGAGGCCATCAGCAGTTGTACTGAAGCACTCAACATAGACAGTGATCTTGTTGATGCGCTTATACAG AGAGGTGAAGCTAAACTTCTCTCAGAAGATTGGGAAGGAGCGGTTCAGGATCTAAAAGAGGCCGCCCAGAAATCCCCACAG GACATGGGCATCCGTGAAGCACTTATGAAAGCCGAAAAGCAGCTTAAGTTGAGCAAAAGAAAAGACTGGTACAAAATCCTTGGTATTTCAAAGACAGCATCAGCTGCGGAGATAAAGCGTGCCTACAAAAAGCTGGCCTTGCAGTGGCATCCAGATAAAAACGTGGATAACCGGGAGGAAGCAGAAAACATGTTCCGAGAAATTGCTGCTGCTTATGAG GTGCTTGGTGATGAAGACAAACGTGTGAGATATGACCGAGGAGAGGATGTCGACGAGATGAACATGGGAGGAGGCGGGGGTGGCTTCAATCCTTTCGGGGGAGGAGGCCAGCAGTACACGTTTCATTTCGACGGTGGATTCCCGGGCGGCGGATTCCCAGGAGGTGGAGGCTTTCAGTTCAACTTTGGATGA
- the LOC112893628 gene encoding dnaJ protein P58IPK homolog B isoform X1, whose product MVRAWGRTALPPLLILCLLHLQYSPLVLAQEGQEKDLATLFARASEMMNLRKYDGALGLLNAVLEVDPNHSEAYRQRASVLRHKCRYKEAESDYNKYLELNPGTATVEKELSQLLQAQNSLQSAYGQFDSGDFSKVLEYINKIVLVFSPGCLKAKLLKAKALLALKDYSSVISETGFILKEDEDNLDALLLRGRAYYYLADHDVASRHYQKGLRLDPEHSDLKKAYFGLKNLLKKTKSAEDNAAKGKLRLSAEDYKKALAMDPDHTAYNVHLYLGLCKTLVKLGRGKEAISSCTEALNIDSDLVDALIQRGEAKLLSEDWEGAVQDLKEAAQKSPQDMGIREALMKAEKQLKLSKRKDWYKILGISKTASAAEIKRAYKKLALQWHPDKNVDNREEAENMFREIAAAYEVLGDEDKRVRYDRGEDVDEMNMGGGGGGFNPFGGGGQQYTFHFDGGFPGGGFPGGGGFQFNFG is encoded by the exons ATGGTGCGGGCATGGGGGCGGACGGCGCTGCCTCCGCTCCTaatcctctgcctcctccaccTGCAGTACTCCCCGCTGGTCCTCGCTCAAG AAGGTCAAGAAAAAGACCTTGCTACTCTGTTCGCACGAGCATCGGAGATGATGAACCTGAGGAAGTATGATGGGGCGCTTGGCCTGCTAAATGCTGTGTTGGAAGTTGACCCAAATCATTCTGAAGCTTACAGGCAGCGTGCATCAGTGCTCCGCCATAAGTGCAG ATACAAGGAAGCTGAGAGCGACTATAACAAATACCTGGAGTTAAATCCTGGGACTGCTACAGTGGAAAAGGAATTATCTCAGCTTCTGCAGGCTCAAAATTCATTACAGTCTGCTTATGGCCAGTTTGATTCTGGAGACTTTTCAAAAGTCCTGGAATACATCAACAAAATTGTACTTGTCTTTTCTCCGGGTTGCTTGAAG GCAAAGCTTCTCAAGGCTAAAGCGTTGCTAGCACTGAAAGACTACTCAAGTGTTATTTCAGAGACCGGATTTATTCTAAAGGAAGATGAAGACAACTTGGATGCACTGCTACTACGTGGTCGGGCCTACTATTACCTTGCTGATCATGATGTGGCCTCCAG ACACTACCAGAAAGGGCTTCGTCTTGACCCAGAGCATTCAGATTTGAAGAAAGCAtatttcgggttgaaaaatctTTTGAAGAAGACTAAGAGC GCTGAAGATAATGCTGCCAAGGGTAAACTACGTTTGTCTGCTGAGGACTACAAGAAAGCTCTAGCAATGGATCCTGACCATACTGCATATAATGTACATCTTTATCTCGGGTTATGTAAAACTCTGGTTAAACTTGGGAGAGGTAAGGAGGCCATCAGCAGTTGTACTGAAGCACTCAACATAGACAGTGATCTTGTTGATGCGCTTATACAG AGAGGTGAAGCTAAACTTCTCTCAGAAGATTGGGAAGGAGCGGTTCAGGATCTAAAAGAGGCCGCCCAGAAATCCCCACAG GACATGGGCATCCGTGAAGCACTTATGAAAGCCGAAAAGCAGCTTAAGTTGAGCAAAAGAAAAGACTGGTACAAAATCCTTGGTATTTCAAAGACAGCATCAGCTGCGGAGATAAAGCGTGCCTACAAAAAGCTGGCCTTGCAGTGGCATCCAGATAAAAACGTGGATAACCGGGAGGAAGCAGAAAACATGTTCCGAGAAATTGCTGCTGCTTATGAG GTGCTTGGTGATGAAGACAAACGTGTGAGATATGACCGAGGAGAGGATGTCGACGAGATGAACATGGGAGGAGGCGGGGGTGGCTTCAATCCTTTCGGGGGAGGAGGCCAGCAGTACACGTTTCATTTCGACGGTGGATTCCCGGGCGGCGGATTCCCAGGAGGTGGAGGCTTTCAGTTCAACTTTGGATGA